One Pseudodesulfovibrio alkaliphilus DNA segment encodes these proteins:
- a CDS encoding protein-disulfide reductase DsbD family protein codes for MQLTKRFSILFSLILLILAAGSRPSLAAPRTLPIEPGIQVFTLSDDSRRQLGLDLSHVLTVSLDMEPEWYTYANVPGGMGKPTILSGTTGDTLPLVSLYPIGKAKPDAFDPSVIINAYESGTLLFSGVPAASTEPFPVVMQLELLLCHPTKCVPYRRNLSHDGPETGPFPAAEDQPWWPTFRTLAESGSAANSALPATPENDDAETLVQWSFSPTYLQPALEVSSLLSAILMGLLAGLILNIMPCVLPVVSLKLSALLNSSSIDTEAERIRAFREHNAFFALGVITFFMVLAAALGVTGQAWGALFQNRWLVLTAAGLILALSLSLFGLYHLPVIDLKFGIKSRSPRIQAFFTGNLATLLATPCSGPFLGGVLGWSLIQGGGVIFAVFASIGLGMAFPYLLLVANPRLSRFLPRSGPWIEYVEKGIAFFLVGTAVYLTGIALGDTVLRVLAPLWAMALGGWLWVRTRFARPSARWALRTASLALVAAMIIWTGPDRVSESAWEPFDPVSLHKRIGQERIFISFTADWCPTCKVLEATVLTPQNVTRWKRGHDIAFIKVDLTGRNVEGEALLRALGSMSIPAAALFPPGEAGMTPLVLRDLYTRSQLENIMGSWEK; via the coding sequence ATGCAGCTAACCAAACGATTCTCAATCCTTTTTTCCCTCATTTTGCTGATTCTCGCCGCCGGGAGCCGACCCTCACTGGCTGCGCCGAGAACACTGCCCATTGAGCCGGGAATCCAGGTTTTCACCCTCTCCGATGACTCCCGCAGACAACTGGGACTCGACTTGTCCCATGTGCTGACCGTCAGCCTGGACATGGAGCCCGAATGGTACACCTACGCCAACGTACCCGGCGGCATGGGCAAGCCCACCATCCTGTCCGGGACCACGGGGGACACTCTGCCCCTGGTCTCCCTGTATCCGATCGGCAAGGCCAAGCCCGACGCCTTCGACCCTTCGGTCATTATCAACGCCTACGAAAGCGGCACCCTGCTCTTTTCGGGCGTCCCGGCCGCCAGCACAGAGCCCTTTCCAGTCGTCATGCAGCTTGAGCTGCTGCTTTGCCACCCGACCAAATGCGTGCCTTACCGGCGCAACCTCTCCCACGACGGCCCTGAAACCGGGCCCTTCCCCGCAGCCGAGGACCAGCCCTGGTGGCCGACCTTCAGGACACTGGCCGAATCCGGCAGTGCTGCCAACAGCGCCCTGCCCGCGACGCCCGAGAACGATGATGCAGAAACACTGGTGCAGTGGAGTTTCTCGCCAACCTATCTGCAACCGGCTCTTGAAGTATCAAGCCTGCTTTCTGCCATTCTCATGGGGCTTCTGGCCGGCCTGATCCTCAACATCATGCCCTGCGTCCTGCCCGTGGTCAGTCTCAAGCTCTCGGCCCTGCTCAATTCCTCAAGCATCGACACGGAAGCAGAGCGCATCCGCGCCTTTCGCGAGCACAACGCCTTCTTCGCCCTGGGAGTGATAACTTTCTTCATGGTCCTGGCCGCCGCGCTCGGGGTCACGGGACAGGCCTGGGGAGCGCTCTTCCAGAACCGATGGCTGGTGCTGACCGCAGCAGGACTGATCCTGGCCCTGTCCTTAAGCCTCTTCGGCCTCTACCATCTGCCAGTCATCGACCTGAAATTCGGCATCAAGAGCAGGAGCCCGCGCATCCAGGCTTTCTTCACCGGCAACCTGGCCACTCTCTTGGCCACCCCTTGCAGCGGCCCCTTTCTGGGTGGCGTACTCGGCTGGTCGCTGATTCAGGGGGGAGGCGTCATTTTCGCGGTCTTCGCCTCCATCGGTCTTGGCATGGCCTTTCCCTACCTCTTGCTGGTCGCCAATCCTCGCCTTTCCCGCTTCCTGCCCCGCTCCGGCCCCTGGATCGAATATGTCGAAAAGGGCATCGCCTTCTTCCTGGTGGGCACGGCCGTCTATCTGACGGGGATCGCCCTGGGCGACACTGTCCTGCGTGTGCTCGCACCGCTTTGGGCCATGGCGCTCGGAGGCTGGCTGTGGGTTCGCACACGCTTTGCCCGGCCTTCGGCCAGATGGGCCTTGCGCACGGCCAGCCTCGCCCTGGTGGCGGCCATGATCATCTGGACCGGACCGGACCGGGTCAGTGAATCCGCATGGGAACCCTTTGATCCGGTTTCGCTGCACAAACGCATCGGCCAGGAGCGCATATTCATCTCCTTCACGGCCGACTGGTGCCCCACCTGCAAGGTGCTCGAAGCCACGGTTCTCACCCCGCAAAACGTGACCAGATGGAAGCGCGGGCACGACATCGCCTTCATCAAGGTGGATCTGACCGGGCGCAACGTGGAGGGCGAGGCCCTGCTCCGCGCCCTGGGCAGCATGAGCATCCCGGCAGCCGCCCTTTTCCCGCCCGGCGAAGCCGGAATGACGCCCCTGGTGCTGCGCGATCTCTACACCCGATCCCAACTTGAAAACATAATGGGATCGTGGGAGAAGTAG
- a CDS encoding MFS transporter yields the protein MNMAFDDRIRRKRLLISVLLSGFFATLGVGVFSFALPLASLDARIGGAWLGTGFAGFYFMRLLVAPLAGLWADRQGARRPLLAASALGVSAPLIYLVHPSMAALYATQFLLGMVSGVFRPVGMAALGGMVQRERLSYWFAVHALLFNLAMVIGPLAGSALYQNRRVEPVLIGLGVCMVAALLAVALCMPGGRMASCAQSVPKHDAPTGAWSWFAVLLAVAGRTLGLGLVATFYPIHLAMALGHKGLVLGGLFVLPSLAVCFGLPLVARFFGGGCRASLTLAGMSVSALCLFALGESDEPLRLALFGIGMGLGSALSVPSSMALASDLSPRQGRVFGAAHVASGLGFVLGPLLGGVVVQTTHQVGPVFQAAALASLICCLPLLVRVLMDRFHYSRVAALCLAGICGLGLAGVGGAMIQGRVQGAESYPAGFHRYTDVAMGTVVNLTLVSDSRRNADLAARRCIALMRELQADYDHRNPEGSVGRINGAAGRGWIQPTPRAFALIRRSMGFAHASGGAFDPTIGALTTTPFYYMMDGVIARSRQGLVDFRQVRLEEGNGRVRLERQGMALDLGGIAKGAIIDAAVRLLQAQGVSAGMVAAGGDFRAFGDRDWTVGIRHPRAEAIHRTFTVRDQAVCGSGDYEQFLVREDDAGAVLRHHIIDPATMEPAGASIGVTVVADNAETADALATALFVMGHEEGAALLERYPGTAALWFGPDLSVVETPGFPR from the coding sequence ATGAACATGGCCTTTGATGATCGAATCCGGCGCAAACGCCTTCTTATTTCGGTGCTGTTGAGCGGTTTTTTCGCCACCCTTGGGGTGGGGGTGTTTTCCTTTGCCCTGCCGCTGGCCAGCCTGGATGCCCGCATCGGCGGCGCCTGGCTGGGTACCGGGTTCGCCGGATTCTATTTCATGCGTTTGCTGGTCGCCCCTCTGGCCGGTCTTTGGGCCGACAGGCAGGGGGCGCGGCGGCCATTGCTCGCGGCCTCCGCTCTGGGCGTGTCCGCACCGCTGATTTATCTGGTGCATCCCTCCATGGCGGCGCTATACGCGACCCAGTTTCTGCTCGGCATGGTGTCGGGCGTGTTCCGTCCTGTGGGCATGGCCGCTCTGGGCGGTATGGTCCAACGCGAACGGTTGTCTTACTGGTTCGCCGTGCATGCGCTGCTTTTCAATCTAGCCATGGTCATCGGCCCGTTAGCCGGGAGTGCGCTCTATCAGAACAGACGTGTCGAGCCTGTCCTTATTGGCTTGGGTGTGTGCATGGTCGCCGCCTTGCTTGCGGTGGCGCTGTGCATGCCCGGTGGTAGGATGGCGAGCTGCGCACAGAGCGTGCCGAAGCACGACGCGCCCACCGGGGCATGGAGCTGGTTCGCCGTGCTCCTTGCCGTGGCTGGAAGAACTTTGGGGCTGGGACTGGTCGCGACGTTTTATCCCATCCACCTTGCGATGGCCCTCGGACACAAGGGGCTTGTGCTGGGTGGGCTCTTTGTTTTGCCCAGCCTTGCCGTGTGCTTCGGTCTTCCCTTGGTCGCAAGGTTCTTCGGCGGCGGGTGCCGGGCTTCCCTCACCCTGGCGGGCATGAGCGTGAGTGCTTTATGTCTTTTCGCCCTTGGGGAGAGCGACGAGCCGTTGCGGCTGGCTTTGTTCGGCATTGGCATGGGGCTGGGGTCGGCCTTGTCCGTGCCGTCGTCCATGGCCCTGGCATCGGACCTGTCGCCCAGGCAGGGGCGGGTTTTCGGAGCGGCTCATGTGGCCTCGGGCCTCGGTTTTGTCCTCGGACCTCTGCTCGGCGGGGTGGTCGTCCAGACCACTCATCAGGTGGGGCCGGTATTTCAGGCCGCAGCCCTGGCGAGTCTTATCTGCTGTCTGCCGCTTCTGGTGCGTGTGCTCATGGACAGGTTTCACTACAGCCGTGTTGCGGCCCTGTGTCTGGCCGGAATATGCGGCCTGGGTCTGGCCGGGGTGGGCGGAGCCATGATCCAGGGGCGGGTCCAGGGCGCAGAATCTTATCCGGCCGGGTTCCATCGCTATACGGACGTGGCCATGGGAACGGTGGTCAACCTGACCCTGGTCAGCGACAGCAGGAGAAATGCGGATCTTGCGGCGCGACGCTGCATCGCTCTGATGCGGGAGCTGCAGGCGGATTACGACCACCGCAACCCCGAGGGCTCTGTGGGCCGCATCAATGGCGCGGCGGGCAGGGGCTGGATTCAGCCGACTCCTCGCGCCTTTGCCCTCATCCGTCGCTCCATGGGCTTTGCCCATGCCAGCGGGGGGGCGTTTGATCCGACCATCGGCGCACTGACCACGACGCCGTTCTATTATATGATGGACGGAGTCATAGCCCGATCACGCCAGGGGCTGGTGGATTTCCGCCAAGTGCGTCTGGAGGAGGGGAACGGGAGAGTTCGGCTGGAGCGCCAAGGCATGGCCCTTGATCTGGGCGGCATTGCCAAGGGTGCCATCATTGATGCTGCGGTCCGATTGCTTCAGGCTCAGGGTGTCAGCGCGGGCATGGTGGCGGCGGGCGGCGACTTCCGTGCCTTTGGCGACCGCGACTGGACCGTGGGCATCCGCCATCCGCGGGCCGAGGCCATCCACCGGACTTTTACGGTGCGCGATCAGGCCGTCTGCGGGTCAGGCGATTACGAGCAGTTTTTGGTGCGCGAGGACGATGCCGGTGCGGTTTTGCGTCACCATATTATCGACCCGGCGACCATGGAGCCTGCCGGGGCGTCCATCGGCGTGACAGTGGTGGCAGACAACGCCGAAACGGCCGATGCCCTGGCCACCGCCCTCTTTGTCATGGGGCACGAGGAGGGCGCCGCGCTCCTTGAACGCTACCCCGGTACGGCGGCTTTGTGGTTCGGCCCGGACCTTTCCGTGGTCGAGACACCCGGATTCCCCCGGTAG
- the nifJ gene encoding pyruvate:ferredoxin (flavodoxin) oxidoreductase — translation MPKKMKTMDGNTAAAHVAYAMSETAAIYPITPSTPMGEIADEWAAQGRKNIFGQTVQIRQMQSEAGAAGAVHGALAGGALTCTFTASQGLLLMIPNMYKISGELLPGVFHVSARAVAGHALSIFGDHQDVMATRQTGFAMLFSNSVQEVMDLSLVAHVASMEASLPFMSVFDGFRTSHEIQKIAVIDYEDMKPLLNMDKLAAFRARSMNPEHPDIRGTAQNPDIYFQGREAANAYFDAIPAIVETTMKKVGKLTGRKYKLFDYVGHPQADRIIVATGSGCEAIEEVVNHLNASGKKVGLVKVRLFRPFSVKHMLAVIPKTVKKIAVLDRTKEPGALGDPLYLDVCAAYAGRKDAPKIVGGRYGLGSKEFTPAMVKAVFDSLAKPRHGFTVGINDDVTGTSLPVSEVIDTTPEGTVQCKFWGLGADGTVGANKQAIKIIGDNTRLYAQGYFAYDSKKSGGITISHLRFGKKPIQSTYLITDADYIACHNPSYVNVYDILEGIREGGTFVLNCPWTAKEMDDHLPAAMRRTIAQKKLRFHTIDAVRIAQEVGLGGRINMIMQTAFFKLADVIPFTKAVALLKDGIKKEYGKKGDKIVNMNNAAVDNAVDAIVEINVPASWKKLKDEAPVKRNEPEYVTRVMRPVLGQKGDTVPVSAFSRDGTMPAATSRFEKRGVAISVPEWLKDNCIQCNQCAFVCPHSAIRAVLAEPSELKKAPKSFETLDATGKELKGMQFRIQISTLDCMGCGNCADICPAKEKALVMRPITTQTPIQVPNFDFSETIPFKDALGRETLKGSQFRQSLMEFSGACAGCGETPYVKVITQLFGERMVIANATGCSSIWGASAPTTPYCVNKDGHGPAWGNSLFEDAAEFGFGIEMAFDQRRKHLTGLVSQAAQTETGPLKAALTAWLDGRDDPEKSREAGDTLKNALKGARKQLLKEIASMADLFTKKSVWVFGGDGWAYDIGYGGLDHVIASGKDINLLVMDTEVYSNTGGQSSKATPLGSIAKFAAGGKGTGKKDLGRMAMTYGYVYVASVAMGANKQQFLKAIKEAEAYPGPSLIIAYAPCINQGIKKGMGKTQYEQKLAVDSGYWPLYRYNPLLADEGKNPFILESKAPDGTLQEFLSGENRYAMLERFHPEVSRQFREKIEKDYLKRYDALKTMAEGGCAEK, via the coding sequence ATGCCCAAGAAAATGAAGACCATGGACGGCAACACCGCCGCCGCGCATGTGGCCTATGCCATGAGCGAGACGGCAGCCATCTATCCCATCACGCCCTCCACGCCCATGGGCGAGATCGCCGACGAATGGGCGGCGCAGGGGCGCAAGAACATCTTCGGCCAGACGGTCCAAATCCGTCAGATGCAGTCCGAGGCAGGCGCGGCAGGCGCAGTGCACGGGGCCCTGGCGGGAGGTGCGCTGACATGCACATTCACCGCATCCCAGGGCCTTTTGCTCATGATCCCTAACATGTACAAAATATCCGGCGAACTGCTGCCGGGCGTTTTCCATGTCTCGGCCAGGGCGGTGGCCGGACACGCCCTGTCCATCTTCGGCGACCATCAGGATGTCATGGCCACACGCCAGACCGGATTTGCCATGCTTTTCTCCAATTCGGTCCAGGAGGTCATGGATCTTTCCCTGGTGGCCCATGTGGCCTCGATGGAGGCATCGCTCCCCTTCATGAGCGTGTTCGACGGATTCCGCACCTCCCATGAAATCCAGAAGATCGCGGTCATCGACTACGAGGACATGAAGCCACTGCTGAACATGGACAAGCTGGCCGCCTTCCGCGCCCGGTCCATGAACCCCGAACACCCGGACATCCGGGGCACGGCTCAGAACCCGGACATATATTTCCAGGGTCGCGAAGCAGCCAATGCCTATTTCGACGCCATCCCCGCCATTGTCGAGACGACCATGAAAAAAGTCGGCAAACTGACCGGCCGCAAGTACAAGCTCTTCGACTATGTCGGACATCCCCAGGCGGACCGCATCATCGTGGCCACGGGTTCGGGCTGCGAGGCCATTGAGGAAGTGGTCAACCACCTCAACGCAAGCGGGAAGAAAGTCGGTCTGGTCAAGGTCCGGCTGTTCCGTCCCTTCTCGGTCAAGCACATGCTGGCGGTCATTCCCAAGACAGTCAAGAAGATCGCGGTTCTTGACCGGACCAAGGAACCGGGAGCCCTGGGCGACCCGCTCTACCTTGATGTCTGCGCCGCCTACGCTGGCAGGAAGGATGCGCCCAAGATCGTGGGAGGCCGCTATGGTCTGGGCTCCAAGGAGTTCACCCCGGCCATGGTCAAGGCGGTTTTCGACAGCCTGGCCAAGCCGAGGCACGGCTTCACCGTGGGTATCAACGACGATGTGACCGGCACCTCGCTGCCCGTCTCCGAAGTCATCGACACCACCCCCGAGGGCACGGTGCAGTGCAAGTTCTGGGGCCTGGGCGCAGACGGCACTGTAGGCGCCAACAAGCAGGCCATCAAGATCATCGGCGACAACACCAGGCTCTATGCCCAGGGCTACTTCGCCTACGACTCCAAGAAGTCGGGCGGCATCACCATCTCGCACCTGCGGTTTGGCAAAAAACCCATCCAGTCCACCTACCTGATAACCGACGCGGACTATATCGCCTGCCACAATCCGAGCTATGTCAATGTCTATGACATTCTCGAAGGCATAAGGGAGGGCGGCACGTTCGTGCTCAACTGTCCCTGGACGGCCAAGGAGATGGACGACCACCTCCCCGCCGCCATGCGCCGGACCATCGCCCAGAAAAAACTGAGATTCCACACTATCGACGCGGTCAGAATCGCGCAGGAAGTGGGCCTTGGCGGCCGCATCAACATGATCATGCAAACCGCCTTCTTCAAACTGGCCGATGTCATTCCCTTCACCAAGGCCGTGGCTCTGCTCAAGGACGGCATCAAAAAGGAATACGGCAAAAAAGGCGACAAGATCGTCAACATGAACAACGCCGCCGTGGACAACGCGGTGGACGCCATCGTCGAAATCAATGTACCCGCGTCCTGGAAGAAGCTCAAGGACGAGGCCCCTGTCAAGCGCAACGAACCGGAATACGTGACCAGGGTCATGCGTCCCGTACTCGGCCAGAAAGGCGACACCGTACCCGTTTCGGCCTTCTCCCGCGACGGCACCATGCCCGCCGCCACCAGCCGCTTCGAAAAACGCGGCGTTGCCATCAGCGTACCCGAGTGGCTCAAGGACAACTGCATCCAATGCAACCAATGCGCCTTTGTCTGCCCCCATTCTGCCATACGCGCCGTGCTCGCCGAGCCTTCGGAACTGAAGAAGGCCCCAAAGTCCTTCGAGACATTGGATGCCACGGGCAAGGAACTCAAAGGTATGCAGTTCCGCATTCAGATCAGCACCCTTGACTGCATGGGCTGCGGCAATTGCGCCGACATCTGCCCTGCCAAGGAAAAGGCCCTGGTCATGCGTCCCATCACCACCCAGACCCCTATCCAGGTGCCCAACTTCGACTTCTCCGAAACCATTCCCTTTAAAGACGCACTGGGTCGCGAAACGCTCAAGGGCAGCCAGTTCCGCCAGTCGCTGATGGAATTCTCGGGTGCCTGTGCGGGATGCGGCGAAACGCCCTATGTCAAGGTTATCACCCAGCTCTTCGGCGAGCGGATGGTCATTGCCAATGCCACGGGCTGCTCATCCATTTGGGGTGCCAGCGCACCCACCACCCCATACTGCGTCAACAAGGACGGCCACGGCCCGGCCTGGGGCAACTCCCTTTTTGAAGACGCGGCAGAATTCGGCTTCGGTATCGAAATGGCCTTTGATCAGCGCCGCAAGCACCTGACCGGATTGGTCAGCCAGGCGGCCCAGACCGAGACCGGCCCACTCAAGGCCGCCCTTACCGCATGGCTCGACGGACGCGATGATCCCGAAAAGTCCCGCGAAGCAGGCGATACCCTGAAAAATGCCCTCAAAGGCGCCCGAAAGCAGCTCTTGAAGGAAATCGCCTCCATGGCCGACCTGTTCACCAAGAAATCGGTCTGGGTCTTCGGCGGCGACGGATGGGCCTACGACATCGGCTACGGAGGGCTCGACCACGTTATCGCCTCGGGCAAGGACATCAATCTCCTGGTCATGGACACGGAGGTCTATTCCAATACCGGCGGCCAATCCTCCAAGGCCACCCCGCTGGGCTCCATCGCCAAGTTCGCGGCCGGAGGCAAGGGCACCGGCAAAAAAGACCTGGGCCGCATGGCCATGACCTACGGCTATGTCTATGTGGCCTCAGTAGCCATGGGCGCCAACAAACAGCAGTTCCTCAAGGCCATAAAAGAAGCCGAAGCCTACCCCGGCCCGTCGCTGATCATCGCCTATGCCCCGTGCATCAACCAGGGCATCAAAAAGGGTATGGGCAAGACGCAGTATGAACAGAAACTGGCCGTGGACTCCGGCTACTGGCCCCTGTATCGCTACAATCCGCTCCTGGCCGACGAGGGTAAAAATCCCTTCATCCTCGAATCCAAGGCCCCGGATGGTACGCTTCAGGAATTCCTCTCCGGTGAAAACCGCTACGCCATGCTGGAACGGTTTCATCCTGAGGTCTCCAGGCAATTCAGGGAAAAGATCGAAAAGGACTACCTCAAACGCTACGATGCCCTGAAGACCATGGCCGAGGGCGGTTGCGCGGAAAAGTAG
- a CDS encoding MBL fold metallo-hydrolase, with translation MYFKQILTSGLGCFSYVIGCPAAREMIVVDPKRDVQDYLDISREEGMRISRVIDTHVHADHVSGAHELRSLTGCEILMYDTSPVTFDFTPLGEGQKLKVGNAGLEVVHTPGHTPDALSLLVTDFSRGNEPWLILTGDVLFVGDAGRPDLVGGAKLDEQVANLYNSLYVKLAEYPDHLEVFPAHGSGSLCGRGMSSKPSSTLGFERRHNPVLAFKDFESFHFAMSRDFPSRPKSFSHIISTNAAGATLLERCPVDLAMEPDRFEGKMLAGAVVIDVRNTASFAGYHIPGSVNIGFEPSLANWVGMVVEPRADLLLVVDTVEDYERMRTELHRIGYDTIHGYLKGGISSWVYSGRPVDRLSIDSAQEVQSLLEQRQPLSLVDVRTPDEFAQGRIPGAKHIPLIEILDGRYSLEEDEHHIIYCASGYRSNIAASYLQRHGFWDVRALAGGFTAWSRAGYAVEG, from the coding sequence ATGTATTTCAAGCAGATACTCACGTCCGGCCTGGGTTGTTTCTCCTATGTAATCGGCTGTCCCGCTGCCCGCGAGATGATCGTGGTGGACCCCAAGCGCGATGTGCAGGACTACCTCGACATCTCCCGCGAAGAAGGGATGCGTATCAGCCGGGTTATCGACACCCACGTCCACGCCGATCATGTTTCGGGAGCCCATGAACTGCGCTCTCTCACAGGCTGCGAAATCCTGATGTACGATACTTCGCCCGTCACCTTCGACTTCACCCCGCTTGGCGAAGGCCAGAAGCTCAAGGTCGGCAACGCGGGCCTTGAGGTGGTCCATACCCCGGGCCACACGCCGGACGCCCTCTCTTTGCTGGTGACAGACTTCAGCCGAGGCAACGAGCCCTGGCTCATCCTGACCGGCGATGTGCTCTTCGTGGGCGATGCAGGCAGACCGGATCTCGTGGGCGGCGCCAAACTCGACGAACAGGTTGCCAACCTCTACAACTCCCTCTACGTCAAGCTGGCTGAATACCCCGATCACCTTGAGGTCTTCCCTGCCCACGGTTCGGGCTCCCTCTGCGGCCGGGGCATGAGTTCCAAACCCAGCTCCACCTTAGGATTCGAGCGGCGTCACAATCCGGTTCTCGCCTTCAAGGATTTCGAGTCCTTCCATTTTGCCATGAGCCGCGACTTTCCCTCCCGGCCCAAGAGCTTCAGCCACATCATCTCCACCAATGCAGCAGGAGCGACGCTGCTGGAGCGCTGCCCTGTGGACCTGGCCATGGAACCCGATCGCTTCGAGGGCAAGATGCTGGCTGGCGCAGTGGTCATCGACGTGCGCAACACCGCCTCTTTTGCCGGGTATCACATCCCTGGATCGGTCAACATCGGCTTTGAGCCAAGCCTGGCAAATTGGGTGGGCATGGTGGTGGAACCCCGTGCAGATCTGCTCCTGGTGGTGGACACCGTGGAAGACTATGAACGCATGCGCACCGAGCTGCATCGCATCGGCTACGACACCATCCACGGGTATCTCAAGGGGGGCATTTCGTCCTGGGTCTACAGCGGCCGCCCGGTTGATCGTCTTTCCATCGACTCGGCACAGGAGGTACAATCCCTGCTTGAGCAGCGCCAGCCCCTCAGTCTGGTGGATGTCCGTACTCCGGATGAATTCGCCCAGGGCCGGATACCGGGTGCCAAACACATTCCCCTCATTGAGATTCTTGATGGCCGGTACTCTCTGGAAGAGGACGAGCACCACATCATCTATTGCGCCTCTGGCTACCGCTCCAACATCGCGGCCTCCTACCTCCAGCGCCACGGTTTCTGGGATGTGCGCGCCCTGGCCGGAGGCTTCACCGCCTGGAGCCGCGCCGGGTATGCGGTGGAGGGCTAG
- a CDS encoding iron-containing alcohol dehydrogenase yields the protein MLNFQYYMPTRLVFGPDTLNTLAETPHLPKGNKAMVVIGESGAMIRHGYLSRVQSMLSAQDVQTIVYDRIRPNPESDSVDEAAAICREQGVDFLVGLGGGSTIDAAKAIALMAGNPGKLWDYMRSGTGGGQTPERPALPIVAIPTTAGTGTEADPWLVVSKSGSKTGEKIGWGDDSTFPHLSIVDPKLMLSVPPKQTAYTGMDAFFHACEAYLATCRQPASDMLALEAVHLIAHTLPEAVVNGDDLEVRTVMAWASTAAGLCESYSSCISQHSLEHALSAHHPNMPHGAGLVMISKAYFGFLAARGVDRLGDLALAMGDTLAEDLDEDVPGVAFLDALDALIEAVGLGDEKLSAYGVTRAEIPALAETALTTMGALFDITPVSMSMDDVIAIFEAAYE from the coding sequence ATGCTCAACTTCCAGTATTACATGCCGACCCGACTGGTCTTCGGCCCTGACACGCTGAACACCCTGGCCGAAACCCCGCACCTCCCAAAAGGAAACAAGGCCATGGTGGTCATCGGCGAGTCCGGAGCCATGATCCGGCACGGCTATCTTTCCAGGGTCCAGTCGATGCTCTCGGCCCAGGACGTGCAAACCATCGTCTACGACAGAATCAGACCCAACCCGGAATCCGACAGCGTGGACGAGGCCGCGGCCATCTGCCGCGAACAGGGCGTGGACTTCCTGGTTGGCCTTGGCGGCGGCTCCACCATCGACGCGGCCAAGGCCATCGCGCTGATGGCCGGCAATCCTGGCAAGTTATGGGACTACATGCGCTCCGGCACCGGAGGCGGACAGACGCCCGAGCGCCCCGCTCTGCCCATCGTCGCCATACCTACCACGGCCGGTACCGGCACCGAAGCCGATCCCTGGCTCGTGGTCAGCAAATCAGGCTCGAAAACCGGAGAAAAAATCGGCTGGGGCGACGACTCCACCTTTCCGCATCTGTCCATTGTGGATCCGAAGCTGATGCTCTCCGTGCCTCCCAAACAGACTGCCTACACGGGCATGGACGCATTCTTCCACGCCTGTGAGGCGTATCTGGCCACGTGCCGTCAGCCTGCCAGCGACATGCTCGCCCTTGAGGCCGTCCATCTTATCGCCCACACCCTGCCCGAGGCCGTGGTCAACGGCGACGACCTTGAGGTGCGCACGGTCATGGCCTGGGCCAGCACGGCAGCCGGACTATGCGAATCCTATTCCAGCTGTATTTCCCAGCACTCCCTTGAACACGCCCTGTCCGCCCATCACCCGAACATGCCCCACGGAGCCGGACTGGTCATGATCTCCAAGGCGTACTTCGGCTTCCTGGCCGCCAGGGGCGTGGACAGGTTGGGCGACCTCGCCCTAGCCATGGGCGACACCCTGGCCGAAGACCTGGACGAGGACGTGCCCGGCGTGGCTTTCCTCGACGCCCTTGACGCCCTCATAGAGGCCGTGGGGCTCGGCGACGAGAAGCTCTCGGCCTACGGCGTCACCCGCGCCGAAATTCCGGCCCTGGCCGAAACGGCCCTGACCACCATGGGCGCACTCTTCGACATTACCCCGGTCTCCATGTCCATGGATGATGTGATAGCCATCTTCGAGGCGGCCTACGAATAA